Genomic segment of Paenibacillus sp. FSL R5-0623:
ACAGACAAAATGAGCCGGGATCGAAGATCGAAAGGTCGGCTTTTTTGTCATGTGAACTCATTCTTTTTACTTATTTTTCCACTTAATGATTGCACAAAAACTAAAGGATTTTGCTTCCCTTTTATCGAATACAATATAAATAACAACGGCACGAGTAAGGGTAATCTTACCCGCAACTTGATGTCGATGTTTTCCAGTAAGATTCCCCAGTCCGTTTCGTGTTTAATGTAAATAGGAGTAGTCTATTTCATTGTTCACGAGCTACACCTTAAGTCTGCATCTAACATTCACCTCTGTAAGACAGTCAAGCAATTCTACACCAGCATCATCTCTATTTCAGGCTTTACAATCCAAGAAGTTCAACTGCAATAAGATTCATTCAGTTACACATCTGTACAGCATGCTCCTAATCATGACAACAGTGTCCACACAACAGAATATCGATTATGGGCTCTGAAATGAATCAGAACGAATGCACGTGGAGGAGGCTGTAATGATGGCGAAAAAAGAAGTTGTAGCGATGCTACTTGCCGGAGGGCAAGGTAAGAGGTTAAAAGGATTGACCAAATCACTGGCTAAGCCGGCAGTATATTTTGGCGGCACGTACCGGATCATTGATTTTCCGCTGAGTAACTGCTCTAATTCTGGTATTGATACAGTGGGTGTATTAACTCAATATGAACCACTTGTCTTACATTCCTATATTGGCATTGGCAGTGACTGGGATCTGGATCGGAAAAACGGCGGGGTATATGTACTTCCTCCACATGAACGTGAAGACGGTAGCAACTGGTACCGGGGTACAGCGGATGCGATCTTCCGCAATCTGAACTTTATTGAACAATTCGATCCTGAGCATGTGCTCATTCTGTCAGGGGATCATATCTATAAGATGGACTACGAAAAAATGCTCCAGTATCACAAAGAAAAAGATGCGGATTGCACCATATCGGTCATTGATGTCTCATTGGAAGAAGCCAGCCGATTCGGGGTGCTGAACACCAACGATGACTATAGCATCTATGAATTTGAAGAAAAACCTCCTGAGCCCAAGAGCACACTGGCTTCGATGGGTATCTATCTCTTCAAGTGGGATGTACTGAAACGTTTCCTGATCCAGGATGAACAACAGGCATCCACCTCCTATGATTTTGGTAAAGATATCATTCCGTTATTGCTTGAAAATGAAAAATCCTTATACGCATATCCGTTCGAAGGGTATTGGAAAGATGTAGGTACCATTCGCAGTCTGTGGGAGTCGAATATGGATTTGTTGGACGAAGATACCCCGTTTAACCTGAATGACCCGGACTGGCGTATTTTCACACGTAATCCAAACCAACCTGCACAATACATCTCGCCTTCGGCCAAAGTGCGGAATTGTATTATAAGTGAAGGCAGTGTGGTGCATGGAGAGGTCAATCATTCCGTTCTATTCTACGGAATTGAGGTTGGGGAGAACAGCGCCGTTATAGATTCTGTCATCATGCCAAGGGTGAAGATCGGGCAAAATGTGCGTATTCACCGAGCAATCATTGCAGAAGGATTGGTTATTCCGGATGGAACACAGATATCGCCTGCACCGGAAGATGAGAGTGATATATTGCTCGTGGATCAGGAAGAACTGGAACGTCAGCTTCGCCAAGGAATAACCAGCAAGGCCTAATTGAAGTCAAAAGGACGGTGCATGCGATGAAACAATTGATCGGAGTTATTAACCTTGACCATGAACTTGAAGAATTGAAGGAATTGACGTACTTTCGCTGCGGAGCCGCGGTGCCTTATGCCGGGCGTTACCGTCTGATCGATTTTGTTCTATCTAATATGATGAATGCCGGAATTGAGAGCATAGGGGTATTTGTCCGTCGTAAGTATCGCTCGCTGATGGACCATCTCGGTGACGGCAAACCTTGGGATTTGGATCGTAAGCATGGGGGCATGTTTATTTTGCCACCAGACTGGAACGATCCAACAGATACATCACAGGGGGACTTGCAGCATTTCCATAACAATCTGGACTTCTTCCGCAGAGGTGCAGGGCAATATGTAGTGCATGCGGGCAGTCGCCATGTGACCAAAGCAGACCTCCAGGATGTCTACAGGTATCACATCAGTAAAGGAGCGGACGTTACACTGGTCTGCAAAAAAGTGGAACAGCTGCTGCCTGAGCATGACGCCTGTGTCAAAGTTGATCATGACGGGGACGGTAATGTGGTGGACATTCACCAAAGCGCTAATCACCCGAATATATATACAGAAATTTTCATCATGGAAAAGGAATTGTTCCTGCGCCAGGTGCAGCGCTGCATTGATCATGGCGAGAGCCATTTCTTCCGGGATGTGATTCAAAAAAATCCGGATGGATTGAATATCGCTGCGTATGCATATGATGGCTATCACGCAGTTATCAATTCCATTGACAGTTATTATCGGAACAGTATGGATCTGCTGAACACAGGGCAATATGAACAACTGTTCAAGGAAGACCCGATCCAGACCAAAATTAAATACGAAGCACCTGCCAAATACCTGGATACCGCCGATGTTAAACATTCACTTCTCGCGAATGGCTGCATCGTAGGTGGAGAGGTGGAGGACAGCATTCTGTTCCGTGGTGTACAAGTGGCCAAGGGTGCCAAAATCAAAGGTTCCATCATCATGCAGAAATGTTACATTGGTGAGGGGACGGTCCTTGAGAATGTCATTCTCGATAAAGACGTGAGGTTGACCGGAGGACAGACGCTGATTGGTGACCCGTCAAATCCATACATTTTAGCGAAAAGTACTATTATCTAATACCCGCACGTAACCGATATCTTCTATAAATATATATAAAATAAAAATCCTGTAGGATGGATTTAAGGTTCATACACTTTCGACGCATGAATTGCATCTTCGAAAGTTCTCACCAGCATGCAAACGTAGTGTAGGGGACGAAATCGATTCTGAAGAAGCGTAGCGTTCGCCTTTGTCTCCAAATTTCAACCTTTTCAAAGTTTAATCAAGAAAATTTGGAGACAACAGCGATCATAAGAACGATTCGTAACCGTAACGGCCACTTTGCACAATGTTGAGCAACTGAGTGTATGAACCGCCACCATCCTGCAGGATTTCCCTGGGAGGAACCTACTTTTGTTTGACAACAAGGAAACGTTCAAGAGTATATTTACACGGAATCTGGTCAGCAAATTGGGCAAACCGATTGAAGAAGCAACAGAGGAAGACGTATACCACGTACTGGGAAGCATGATTCGTGAATATGCAGGCCAGGATTGGGCAGCGTCGAATCAGGGGTTCAAGCAGCGCCAGGATAAACAGGTCTATTACTTCTCGCTGGAATTCCTGATTGGACGTCTGCTCGGCAACAATCTGTTGAATGTGAATGAATTGGAATTGGTGCGTGACAGTTTAGCTGAGCTGGGCTTCTCCTTGGAAGAGATAGAAGAACAGGAGGCGGATGCAGGACTCGGTAATGGAGGTCTAGGACGACTCGCTGCTTGTTTCCTGGATTCACTCGCATCACTACGATATGCAGGACATGGTTGCGGGATTCGATATAAATACGGGTTGTTTGAGCAAAAAATCATCAATGGTAATCAGGTAGAGTTACCCGACAATTGGCTGGATAAGGGCAATGAATGGGAAGTCCGCCGTCCAGACAAAAAGGTGGAAGTACAGTTCTGGGGCCGAGTAGAAGCTCATGAGCAGGATGGAGATTATCAGTTTGTTACAAAAGATGCCGAATCGGTTGTCGCCATACCCTATGACGTGCCTGTCATCGGTTATGGTCAAACCCATGTGAATACATTGCGTCTATGGAGTGCCGAGCCAAAGCGCGAGACTTCACTCGACACCCCTTCGAACTACTACGGTTATCTGGATTATAGCCGATCGGTTGAATCAATCTCGGAATTCCTGTATCCGGATGACTCTCAGTATGAAGGAAAGCTACTGCGATTGAAGCAACAATACTTCATGTGCTCAGCAGGTGTACAGAGCGCCTTGCGTACGTTCAACAAGCTGGAGCTACCGTATGATCGTTTGCCTGATAAAGTGGCCTTCCACATTAATGACACGCATCCAACCTTGGTTATTCCAGAACTGATGCGCATCCTGATTGATGTGAAGGGTTACGGCTGGGATGAAGCATGGGATATCACAACCCGTACTGTATCGTATACCAATCATACAACGCTTAGTGAGGCTCTTGAGAAATGGCCTGTATCCATGATCAGCAGGCTACTGCCACGAATCTACATGATCATTGAAGAGATCAACAAACGCTTCTGTGGCATGCTGCTGGACCGGTATCCGGGAGATCAGGATCGTATAGGGCATTTGGCGATTGTTGCAAATGATCAGGTACGGATGGCACATTTGGCGATTGTAGGCAGTCATAGCGTGAATGGTGTTGCTGCTCTGCACACCGAGATTTTGAAAGAGCGCGAGATGGCTCCGTTCTATGAACTGTATCCAGAGCGTTTCAATAACAAAACCAATGGTATCACCCATCGCCGCTGGTTGATGCATGCCAATCCGAAACTGTCGGATCTCATCACGGATACAATCGGTAACGAATGGATAACAGAGCCGGGCAAGCTGGACCAGTTGGCTGGTTTTGCGGATAATACATCATTCCAGGAGCAGTTCCGTTCAATTAAGCGGGATAACAAAGAGCGGCTTGCTGCGTATATTCTGGATCATACGGGGACAGCAGTGAATCCGGATTCCATCTTTGATGTACAGGTGAAGAGACTACACGGGTACAAACGTCAACTGTTGAACATTCTGCATGTTATGCATCTGTATAACCGGCTTAAGAATGATGCTTCGTTTGATATGGTACCACGTACGTTCATCTTTGGTGCCAAGGCAGCGCCGAGTTATTATTTTGCCAAGAAAATTATCAAGTTGATCAACACCGTGGCTGACACAGTGAATCGGGATGCGGCCGTGAATGACCGCTTGAAGGTATTTTTCCTCGAAAATTATTCCGTCTCTCTCGCAGAGAAGATCATTCCCGCTGCGGATGTTAGTGAACAGATCTCAACCGCAGGTAAGGAAGCTTCCGGTACGGGCAACATGAAGTTTATGATGAACGGTGCTTTAACGATTGGCACGATGGATGGAGCCAACGTGGAGATGGCGGAGCAGGTTGGGGAAGAAAATATGTTCATCTACGGTTTGCGTGCAGACGAAGTGCTTGAGTATTATCGTTCGGGCAGCTATCGTCCGAATGAGATTGTGCATCACGATGAACGCATTCGCGAGGTTGTGGAGCAATTAGTGCATCCAGGTGCATTCTGTTATCGTGACGGGGAGTTCTGGGATATTTATGACTCCTTGCTGGCCCATGGTGACGAATACTTTGTATTGCGTGATTTTGCTGCTTATGCTGACGCGCATGCTGCGATTGACCAGGCGTATCGGGATATTCCGGGCTGGACCCGGAAAGCGATATTAAACACGGCTCATTCCGGCATATTCTCCAGTGATCGTACCATTAGTGAGTATGCGACAGATATCTGGGGTATTCACCCCGTGTCCGGGAACTGGAAAGGTTAAGAATAGATTGTTAAACAAACAAGTCCCCTTGTTCACAAGAGCCATCTCTACTGGTAAATTAACCAGCGTAGAGAGTATCTCCTTGTAGAACAAGGGGATTTTGGCATAGAGTGTATCATAGTGTCATTCAGCATGAAGAGAACCGCAACTCGCGTATCTTTCATCATACAAGTTCGCACACAAAATCAAAAAAAAGATCTGGATCTCAGTCATACTACATAAGAAATTGTTTGATATTTTGAATTAGATAGGGGAGCCGTCACTATGGATCATTACACAAGAATTCAGCTTGCTATTGAGTATTTGGAACAGCATTTGCAAGATGATTTTAATATCAGAGAGACGTCCGCTGCTGCGAGCTTTTCGGCGTTTCATTTTCAGCGTTTATTTCAGGCGATCACGGGATTCACGGTACTGGAGTACGTGCGCAGACGCAGATTAACGGAAGCTGTAGGGATGCTGCGGGGCACATCGGAAGGCATATTGGACATTGCGATGAGCTTTGGCTATCAATCTCAAGAGGCATTTACCCGTGCATTTTCAGCCTACTTTGGAATGACACCGGCGAAGCTGCGTAAGCTGGAAGTGGATCAGTTGTCTCTTCTGAAGATGCAACAGAGCATTGATTTTAACGATTATCGAACTTCGCTTGGTGGAACTTTCCACATGAACACACCCCGTCTGGTCACACGGGAGCCGAACTGGATTGTCGGCTATGAATATAAGACCAACCTGAATGACAATCAGCATTATGTTGAAATACCCGGATTTTATCACGATTTTGGCATGGAACAGAAATTCATGGCGATCCCAGAGAGGACACGCCCTGATATGGCTTATGGTGTGGCCTGTCATTTTGAAGAGGATGGAGCATTTTCTTTTATTGTGGGTGAAGAAAGCAGTGGAGCATCGCAGGTACTTGAACCCGGTTTTACTTCGATTGAAATTCCGGGCGGCTTGTATGCAGAGTTCACCGTGGAAGGCTCCGGGCAGGATATTCGGAAAATGATCTATGGCAGCTGGTTGCCGCAGTCTAACTATGAACGGAGGGAAGGACCAGACTTTGAAGTGACGGATGTCTGGAAATCGACCCCTGAACAACTGGACATGAAGATCTATATCCCGTTAAAATAGACCTTACCGCTTCGCGGAAAACAAGGTCGGAGGACGGATGAATGAGCGAAAAGTCGTGGCTCCACTCCAAGTGGATGCTGACCATTGTTGCTTGCATGGCAGTGCTGTACCTACTGATTATGGGCATTTTACTGTTTGTCAGTGGACGAACACCTAGCATGTATTATCAATATAATCTCGTACCCTTCGAGACGATTCGTCCACTTCTTATGGAGAGGGAGAGGTACAATACAGATACCTGGGTCAAAAACCTGTTTGGCAATATCGTATTGTTCATTCCGCTGGGTATCTGGATTCCATGGTTGTTTCGGTGGTGTCGTTCGTTCCTGACTTTTACATCTACAGTTGTTTTGCTTCTGCTGGGTGTTGAGGTCACACAATTGATTACACGTGTAGGTTCGTTTGATGTGGATGACATTATTCTGAACACGATTGGTGCCTGGATAGG
This window contains:
- a CDS encoding glycogen/starch/alpha-glucan phosphorylase; protein product: MFDNKETFKSIFTRNLVSKLGKPIEEATEEDVYHVLGSMIREYAGQDWAASNQGFKQRQDKQVYYFSLEFLIGRLLGNNLLNVNELELVRDSLAELGFSLEEIEEQEADAGLGNGGLGRLAACFLDSLASLRYAGHGCGIRYKYGLFEQKIINGNQVELPDNWLDKGNEWEVRRPDKKVEVQFWGRVEAHEQDGDYQFVTKDAESVVAIPYDVPVIGYGQTHVNTLRLWSAEPKRETSLDTPSNYYGYLDYSRSVESISEFLYPDDSQYEGKLLRLKQQYFMCSAGVQSALRTFNKLELPYDRLPDKVAFHINDTHPTLVIPELMRILIDVKGYGWDEAWDITTRTVSYTNHTTLSEALEKWPVSMISRLLPRIYMIIEEINKRFCGMLLDRYPGDQDRIGHLAIVANDQVRMAHLAIVGSHSVNGVAALHTEILKEREMAPFYELYPERFNNKTNGITHRRWLMHANPKLSDLITDTIGNEWITEPGKLDQLAGFADNTSFQEQFRSIKRDNKERLAAYILDHTGTAVNPDSIFDVQVKRLHGYKRQLLNILHVMHLYNRLKNDASFDMVPRTFIFGAKAAPSYYFAKKIIKLINTVADTVNRDAAVNDRLKVFFLENYSVSLAEKIIPAADVSEQISTAGKEASGTGNMKFMMNGALTIGTMDGANVEMAEQVGEENMFIYGLRADEVLEYYRSGSYRPNEIVHHDERIREVVEQLVHPGAFCYRDGEFWDIYDSLLAHGDEYFVLRDFAAYADAHAAIDQAYRDIPGWTRKAILNTAHSGIFSSDRTISEYATDIWGIHPVSGNWKG
- the glgD gene encoding glucose-1-phosphate adenylyltransferase subunit GlgD, with product MKQLIGVINLDHELEELKELTYFRCGAAVPYAGRYRLIDFVLSNMMNAGIESIGVFVRRKYRSLMDHLGDGKPWDLDRKHGGMFILPPDWNDPTDTSQGDLQHFHNNLDFFRRGAGQYVVHAGSRHVTKADLQDVYRYHISKGADVTLVCKKVEQLLPEHDACVKVDHDGDGNVVDIHQSANHPNIYTEIFIMEKELFLRQVQRCIDHGESHFFRDVIQKNPDGLNIAAYAYDGYHAVINSIDSYYRNSMDLLNTGQYEQLFKEDPIQTKIKYEAPAKYLDTADVKHSLLANGCIVGGEVEDSILFRGVQVAKGAKIKGSIIMQKCYIGEGTVLENVILDKDVRLTGGQTLIGDPSNPYILAKSTII
- a CDS encoding VanZ family protein; the protein is MSEKSWLHSKWMLTIVACMAVLYLLIMGILLFVSGRTPSMYYQYNLVPFETIRPLLMERERYNTDTWVKNLFGNIVLFIPLGIWIPWLFRWCRSFLTFTSTVVLLLLGVEVTQLITRVGSFDVDDIILNTIGAWIGYAGFKLVLYSQKRTRN
- a CDS encoding AraC family transcriptional regulator — encoded protein: MDHYTRIQLAIEYLEQHLQDDFNIRETSAAASFSAFHFQRLFQAITGFTVLEYVRRRRLTEAVGMLRGTSEGILDIAMSFGYQSQEAFTRAFSAYFGMTPAKLRKLEVDQLSLLKMQQSIDFNDYRTSLGGTFHMNTPRLVTREPNWIVGYEYKTNLNDNQHYVEIPGFYHDFGMEQKFMAIPERTRPDMAYGVACHFEEDGAFSFIVGEESSGASQVLEPGFTSIEIPGGLYAEFTVEGSGQDIRKMIYGSWLPQSNYERREGPDFEVTDVWKSTPEQLDMKIYIPLK
- a CDS encoding glucose-1-phosphate adenylyltransferase — protein: MAKKEVVAMLLAGGQGKRLKGLTKSLAKPAVYFGGTYRIIDFPLSNCSNSGIDTVGVLTQYEPLVLHSYIGIGSDWDLDRKNGGVYVLPPHEREDGSNWYRGTADAIFRNLNFIEQFDPEHVLILSGDHIYKMDYEKMLQYHKEKDADCTISVIDVSLEEASRFGVLNTNDDYSIYEFEEKPPEPKSTLASMGIYLFKWDVLKRFLIQDEQQASTSYDFGKDIIPLLLENEKSLYAYPFEGYWKDVGTIRSLWESNMDLLDEDTPFNLNDPDWRIFTRNPNQPAQYISPSAKVRNCIISEGSVVHGEVNHSVLFYGIEVGENSAVIDSVIMPRVKIGQNVRIHRAIIAEGLVIPDGTQISPAPEDESDILLVDQEELERQLRQGITSKA